One Glycine max cultivar Williams 82 chromosome 3, Glycine_max_v4.0, whole genome shotgun sequence DNA window includes the following coding sequences:
- the LOC100801126 gene encoding mitochondrial fission protein ELM1 isoform X1 translates to MPEILDGAIRRAVVIGNGFAGAENQCIGLVRALGFSNRHSLYRVTRPRGGINRWLKWLPVSIHKRLDSVIRMICGKSRFQTPHKIGISNVLDADAHHIATMARETFHKDGPLLVIASGRDTISVASSIKRLAPENVFLVQIQHPRFQLNRFDLVITPRHDYFPLTPHAQRQIPWFLRRWVTPWEPPGHNVVLTVGALHQADSAALRVAASAWHNELATLPKPLLVVNVGGPTGNCPYDVDLVKKLVVMLQNVLWSCGSIRISFSRRTPEKISKILVKEFATNPKVQIWDGEGSNPHMGHLAWADAFVITADSVSMLSEACSTGKPVYVIGAERCTWKFADFQNSLQKQGVARPFTGNENMTAESWSYPPLNDTAEAASQVVAALAQRGWTIRA, encoded by the exons ATGCCGGAGATTTTAGACGGTGCAATTCGGCGAGCCGTTGTCATCGGAAACGGCTTCGCCGGCGCTGAGAATCAGTGCATTGGTTTGGTCCGTGCTCTCGGTTTCTCCAACCGCCACTCCTTATAT CGCGTGACGAGGCCTCGAGGAGGAATCAATCGGTGGCTTAAATGGCTTCCGGTTTCTATCCACAAAAGGTTAGACTCCGTTATCAGAATGATCTGTGGCAAATCGCGTTTTCAAACGCCTCATAAAATCG GCATTTCTAACGTGTTGGATGCTGATGCTCACCACATTGCCACCATGGCCCGTGAAACGTTTCATAA GGATGGACCCTTGTTGGTGATTGCATCTGGGCGAGACACCATTTCTGTTGCCAGCTCCATTAAACGGTTAGCTCCAGAAAATGTTTTTCTTGTTCAG ATACAACATCCAAGATTTCAACTGAATAGGTTTGATCTTGTGATTACTCCGCGTCATGATTATTTTCCGCTGACTCCTCATGCCCAACGGCAAATACCTTGGTTTCTTCGAAGGTGGGTGACTCCATGGGAACCTCCTGGCCACAATGTG GTCCTCACTGTGGGAGCGCTTCATCAAGCTGATTCCGCTGCTCTTAGGGTTGCAGCTTCTGCCTGGCATAACGAGTTAGCAACTCTGCCAAAGCCCTTGCTTGTGGTTAATGTTGGGGGACCTACTG GTAATTGTCCCTATGATGTGGATCTTGTAAAGAAGTTAGTGGTTATGCTTCAGAATGTTCTATGGAGCTGTGGGAGTATCAGGATATCTTTCTCAAGAAGAACTCCTGAGAAG ATCTCCAAAATTTTGGTCAAAGAATTTGCCACAAATCCAAAGGTCCAAATATGGGATGGTGAAG GTTCAAATCCACATATGGGACATCTGGCCTGGGCTGATGCCTTTGTTATCACTGCTGATTCAGTTAGTATGTTGAGTGAGGCCTGCAGTACTGG GAAGCCTGTGTATGTAATTGGAGCAGAACGGTGTACATGGAAGTTTGCTGACTTCCAAAATTCTTTGCAGAAGCAAGGGGTTGCTCGACCATTCACTGGGAATGAGAAT aTGACTGCTGAAAGCTGGAGTTATCCTCCACTGAATGACACCGCAGAAGCTGCCAGTCAAGTGGTTGCTGCTCTTGCTCAGCGAGGATGGACTATCCGTGCATAA
- the CYP13 gene encoding peptidyl-prolyl cis-trans isomerase GmCYP13: MWASAEGGAPEVTLETSMGSFTVELYYKHAPRTCRNFIELSRRGYYDNVKFHRIIKDFIVQGGDPTGTGRGGESIYGAKFEDEIKRELKHTGAGILSMANAGPNTNGSQFFITLAPCPSLDGKHTIFGRVCRGMEIIKRLGSVQTDNNDRPIHDVKILRTSVKD; this comes from the exons ATGTGGGCAAGCGCAGAAGGTGGTGCTCCGGAGGTTACTCTGGAAACTTCCATGGGTTCTTTCACCGTTGAG CTGTACTACAAGCATGCGCCGAGGACTTGTAGGAACTTCATTGAACTGTCTCGCCGAGGTTACTACGACAACGTTAAATTCCACAGGATCATCAAG GACTTCATAGTACAAGGTGGGGATCCCACTGGAACAGGAAGGGGAGGAGAATCCATATATGG TGCAAAGTTTGAAGATGAGATAAAACGAGAGTTGAAGCACACTGGAGCTGGAATCTTATCCATGGCAAATGCTGGCCCAAATACCAATGGTAGTCAGTTCTTTATTACTCTGGCACCATGCCCCTCTCTCGATG GAAAACACACAATATTTGGAAGAGTGTGTAGGGGGATGGAAATTATCAAAAGACTTGGCAGCGTCCAAACAGATAACAACGACAG GCCCATCCATGACGTTAAGATACTACGTACCTCAGTCAAGGATTAG
- the LOC100786833 gene encoding mRNA-decapping enzyme-like protein codes for MSQTKKLTPNLDQQSTKVLNLTVLQRIDPYIDEILFTAAHVSFYDFNIESNQWSRKDVEGSLFVVKRNSQPRFQFIVMNRRNTDNLVENLLDFEYELKKPYLLYRNAAQEVNGIWFYNPDECEEVANLFNRILNAYPKTPPTTIPPVNISESEELQPVSIIPESPLESSSVAASAIDAVEDPAFTNFFSTLKVTGNYASNMENFRQHSATVTSAPGGLLSTAPTVQIPSASHSTSSISGFPLDSLETAKSGNQVINLVKPSTFFASTSSSSLLVPPIYSSVPPSAVVHHSLNVPRQYGTPVLQPFPPPNPPLSLTPISSSTPNRPVISRDNVRDALLSLVQEDHFIDMMFQALLKVSHS; via the exons atgtctCAGACCAAGAAATTGACGCCGAATCTGGATCAGCAGAGCACGAAGGTGCTGAATCTCACCGTGCTCCAGCGAATCGATCCGTACATCGACGAGATTCTCTTCACTGCCGCGCATGTCTCCTTCTACGACTTCAACATCGAAAGCAACCAGtgg AGTCGCAAGGATGTTGAAGGATCTCTCTTCGTTGTCAAGAG GAATTCACAACCACGGTTTCAGTTTATCGTAATGAATCGCCGGAATACAG ATAATCTAGTTGAGAATCTATTGGATTTTGAGTATGAACTTAAAAAGCCGTACCTGTTATATCGAAATGCAGCTCAAGAAGTTAACGGTATATGGTTTTACAATCCAGATGAATGTGAAGAAGTTGCAAATCTCTTTAACAG GATACTTAATGCGTACCCAAAGACACCTCCAACTACAATACCGCCTGTTAACATAAG TGAGTCTGAGGAACTTCAGCCAGTGTCAATTATACCGGAAAGCCCTCTAGAGTCATCTTCAGTTGCTGCTTCTGCAATTGATGCTGTTGAAGATCCTGCATTTACAAACTTCTTCAGT ACATTGAAGGTTACTGGAAATTATGCTTCCAATATGGAAAATTTTAGACAGCATTCTGCAACTGTCACTTCTGCTCCTGGTGGTTTGTTATCTACTGCACCTACTGTGCAAATACCATCTGCCTCTCATTCAACTTCATCGATATCAGGCTTCCCCCTTGACTCTCTTGAAACAGCCAAGAGTGGCAATCAAGTCATTAATCTTGTTAAGCCTTCTACTTTTTTTGCATCAACGTCTTCATCTTCACTGTTAGTTCCACCTATTTATTCATCTGTGCCGCCTAGTGCAGTTGTTCATCATTCCCTGAATGTGCCACGCCAATACGGCACTCCAGTACTTCAACCCTTCCCTCCCCCTAATCCTCCTCTTTCTCTTACCCCTATTTCAAGCTCCACTCCAAATAGACCTGTAATCAGCAGGGATAATGTCCGTGATGCACTTTTATCATTGGTTCAG GAGGATCATTTCATTGACATGATGTTCCAGGCATTACTGAAGGTGAGTCATTCATGA
- the LOC100800586 gene encoding vacuolar protein sorting-associated protein 55 homolog, translating to MAMTVHGLAGLAFMFSASILLQILACAIYNNWWPMLSALMYVLVPMPCLFFGGGSTQFLMSRDGGGWIDAAKFLTGASAVGSIAIPIILKHAHMIETGAMLIELVSFFIFICTVLCFHQAGLDDDW from the exons ATGGCGATGACTGTACACGG CCTTGCTGGGTTGGCTTTTATGTTTTCAGCTAGCATTTTGCTTCAGATTCTG GCATGTGCAATATATAACAATTGGTGGCCAATGTTATCAG CTCTGATGTATGTGCTGGTTCCTATGCCTTGCTTATTCTTTGGAGGTGGATCCACTCAATTTCTAATGAGCCGTGATGGTGGTGG TTGGATAGATGCTGCAAAATTTTTGACTGGAGCATCAGCTGTTGGGAGCATAGCCATTCCTATAATCCTCAAGCACGCTCATATGATTGAGACAGGCGCGATGCTCATTGAACTTGTATCGTTCTTCATTTTTATATGTACTGTTTTATGTTTCCACCAAGCCGGCCTTGATGATGATTGGTAA
- the LOC100785784 gene encoding probable UDP-N-acetylglucosamine--peptide N-acetylglucosaminyltransferase SPINDLY, with amino-acid sequence MAGADINSDGNGSERELAGNSYNGFAEAPEASVSASGCEGNDSVSYANVLRSRNKFVDALSIYERVLESDGANVEALIGKGICLQMQNKGRLAYESFSEAIKVDPQNACALTHCGILHKDEGRLVEAAESYQKALQVDPSYKAAAECLAIVLTDIGTNIKLAGNTQDGIQKYFEALKVDPHYAPAYYNLGVVYSEMMQYDTALSFYEKAASERPIYAEAYCNMGVIFKNRGDLESAITCYERCLTVSPNFEIAKNNMAIALTDLGTKVKLEGDINQGVTLYKKALYYNWHYADAMYNLGVAYGEMLKFDMAIVFYELAFHFNPHCAEACNNLGVIYKDRENLDKAVECYQLALSIKPNFSQSLNNLGVVYTVQGKVDAAASMIEKAIIANPTYAEAYNNLGVLYRDAGDIARAINAYEQCLKIDPDSRNAGQNRLLAMNYIEEGHDDTLFEVHRDWGRRFMRLYPQYTSWDNSKDPERPLVIGYVSPDYFTHSVSYFIETPLVYHDYSNFKVIVYSAVVKADSKTIRFREKVLNKGGIWKDIYGIDEKRVANMVREDQVDILVELTGHTASNKLGMMACRPAPIQVTWIGYPNTTGLPTIDYRITDSLADPPETKQKHVEELVRLPECFLCYTPSPEAGPICPTPALSNGFVTFGSFNNLAKITPKVLQVWARILCAIPNSRLVVKCKPFCSDSVRQRFLSTLEQLGLEPLRVDLLPLILLNHDHMQAYSLMDISLDTFPYAGTTTTCESLYMGVPCVTMAGSVHAHNVGVSLLSKVGLEHLIARNEDEYVELAQQLASDISALQNLRMSLRNLMSKSPLCDGAKFILGLESTYRKMWHRYCRGDVPSLKRLELLQEVATGDLSNKNSEPTRIANSREDSPGSVKANGYNTIPASKLNIHTREENDGSSNHSSKQGKMS; translated from the exons ATGGCAGGGGCGGATATTAATAGTGACGGGAACGGGAGTGAAAGGGAGTTAGCGGGAAACAGCTATAACGGTTTTGCGGAAGCTCCAGAGGCTTCTGTTAGTGCTAGTGGTTGTGAAGGAAACGACAGCGTTTCCTACGCGAACGTCCTGCGTTCGAGGAACAAGTTTGTTGATGCTCTTTCTATCTACGAGCGTGTGTTGGAGAGTGATGGTGCGAATGTAGAGGCGCTGATTGGAAAAGGAATATGCCTTCAGATGCAGAATAAGGGAAGGCTTGCGTACGAGAGTTTTTCTGAGGCTATCAAGGTGGATCCTCAAAATGCTTGCGCTCTCACGCATTGCGGTATTCTGCATAAGGACGAGGGTCGCCTTGTGGAGGCTGCTGAG TCATATCAGAAGGCTTTACAAGTGGATCCTTCATACAAAGCAGCTGCTGAATGCCTTGCCATTGTTTTAACAGATATTGGTACCAACATAAAGCTGGCAGGGAACACTCAGGATggaattcaaaaatattttgaagccCTCAAAGTAGATCCGCACTATGCT CCTGCATACTATAATCTTGGTGTGGTCTATTCTGAAATGATGCAATATGACACGGCCCTCAGTTTCTATGAAAAGGCTGCATCAGAGAGGCCTATCTATGCTGAAGCATATTGCAATATGGgtgtgatttttaaaaatcgtGGTGATTTGGAATCGGCTATAACTTGTTATGAGAG GTGTTTAACTGTTTCACCTAACTTCGAGATTGCAAAGAATAACATGGCTATAGCATTGACAGATTTGGGAACAAAG GTTAAATTGGAGGGGGACATCAACCAAGGTGTGACTTTGTATAAGAAAGCTTTGTATTACAACTGGCATTACGCTGATGCCATGTATAATCTTGGGGTTGCTTATGGTGAGATGCTTAAGTTTGATATG GCCATTGTATTCTATGAACTTGCCTTTCACTTCAATCCGCATTGTGCGGAAGCCTGTAACAATCTCGGAGTTATATATAAAGATCGTGAAAACCTTGATAAAGCTGTAGAATGCTACCAG CTTGCTTTGTCAATCAAACCTAATTTTTCCCAGTCATTAAATAACCTTGGTGTTGTATACACTGTCCAG gGTAAAGTGGATGCTGCTGCAAGTATGATTGAGAAAGCTATTATTGCAAATCCAACATATGCAGAGGCATACAACAACCTAG GAGTTCTTTATAGGGATGCTGGTGATATAGCTCGAGCAATTAATGCTTATGAGCAATGCCTTAAGATTGATCCTGATTCTAGAAATGCTGGCCAG AATCGCTTGCTTGCAATGAATTACATAGAGGAAGGACATGATGACACACTTTTTGAGGTTCACAG GGACTGGGGTAGGCGATTCATGAGACTATATCCACAGTACACATCATGGGACAACTCAAAAGATCCTGAACGGCCCCTGGTGATAGGCTATGTATCTCCTGATTATTTTACTCATTCTGTGTCATATTTCATAGAGACACCCCTTGTCTATCATGACTACTCCAATTTCAAAGTGATTGTTTATTCAGCAGTTGTCAAG GCAGATTCAAAAACCATTAGATTTAGAGAGAAAGTTTTAAATAAGGGAGGTATCTGGAAAGATATTTATGGAATTGATGAAAAGAGGGTTGCCAACATGGTTAGAGAAGATCAAGTTGATATTTTGGTAGAACTTACGGGACATACTGCAAGCAATAAATTGGGAATGATGGCATGTCGACCTGCACCGATTCAG GTGACTTGGATTGGTTATCCCAATACAACAGGATTGCCTACAATTGATTATAGAATCACTGATTCACTGGCAGACCCTCCTGAAACAAAGCAGAA GCATGTTGAGGAGTTAGTTAGATTGCCAGAATGCTTCCTTTGTTACACCCCTTCCCCGGAGGCTGGCCCTATTTGTCCAACTCCTGCTCTTTCCAATGGTTTTGTCACATTTGGTAGTTTCAACAATCTTGCCAAG ATTACACCAAAGGTATTGCAGGTTTGGGCAAGGATACTGTGTGCAATTCCGAATTCCCGCCTTGTGGTAAAATGTAAACCTTTTTGCAGTGACAGTGTGCGACAGAGATTCCTTTCAACACTAGAGCAGTTAGGTTTAGAACCACTACGTGTTGATCTTCTGCCCCTTATTCTTCTTAACCATGATCATATGCAAGCCTATTCTCTGATGGACATCAG TTTGGATACATTTCCATATGctggaacaacaacaacatgtgAATCTTTATACATGGGAGTTCCATGTGTCACTATGGCTGGATCAGTACATGCACACAACGTTGGTGTTAGTCTTCTTAGCAAAGTTG GACTGGAGCATTTGATTGCCAGAAATGAAGATGAATATGTTGAATTGGCTCAGCAGTTGGCCTCTGACATTTCCGCACTACAAAATTTGAGAATGAGTCTGCGAAATCTCATGTCCAAGTCCCCTCTCTGTGATGGTGCAAAATTTATCCTAGGTTTGGAGTCAACATACAGAAAAATGTGGCACCGGTATTGTAGAGGAGATGTTCCATCTTTAAAACGCTTGGAATTGTTACAAGAAGTTGCTACTGGTGACCTGTCAAATAAGAATTCTGAGCCAACAAGGATTGCAAACTCAAGGGAGGACAGTCCTGGGTCTGTCAAGGCCAATGGATATAATACAATTCCTGCATCAAAGCTTAACATACACACTCGCGAAGAAAACGATGGGTCATCAAATCACAGTAGTAAACAAGGAAAGATGAGTTGA
- the LOC100801126 gene encoding mitochondrial fission protein ELM1 isoform X2 translates to MPEILDGAIRRAVVIGNGFAGAENQCIGLVRALGFSNRHSLYRVTRPRGGINRWLKWLPVSIHKRLDSVIRMICGKSRFQTPHKIGISNVLDADAHHIATMARETFHKDGPLLVIASGRDTISVASSIKRCPIQIQHPRFQLNRFDLVITPRHDYFPLTPHAQRQIPWFLRRWVTPWEPPGHNVVLTVGALHQADSAALRVAASAWHNELATLPKPLLVVNVGGPTGNCPYDVDLVKKLVVMLQNVLWSCGSIRISFSRRTPEKISKILVKEFATNPKVQIWDGEGSNPHMGHLAWADAFVITADSVSMLSEACSTGKPVYVIGAERCTWKFADFQNSLQKQGVARPFTGNENMTAESWSYPPLNDTAEAASQVVAALAQRGWTIRA, encoded by the exons ATGCCGGAGATTTTAGACGGTGCAATTCGGCGAGCCGTTGTCATCGGAAACGGCTTCGCCGGCGCTGAGAATCAGTGCATTGGTTTGGTCCGTGCTCTCGGTTTCTCCAACCGCCACTCCTTATAT CGCGTGACGAGGCCTCGAGGAGGAATCAATCGGTGGCTTAAATGGCTTCCGGTTTCTATCCACAAAAGGTTAGACTCCGTTATCAGAATGATCTGTGGCAAATCGCGTTTTCAAACGCCTCATAAAATCG GCATTTCTAACGTGTTGGATGCTGATGCTCACCACATTGCCACCATGGCCCGTGAAACGTTTCATAA GGATGGACCCTTGTTGGTGATTGCATCTGGGCGAGACACCATTTCTGTTGCCAGCTCCATTAAACG ATGCCCAATACAGATACAACATCCAAGATTTCAACTGAATAGGTTTGATCTTGTGATTACTCCGCGTCATGATTATTTTCCGCTGACTCCTCATGCCCAACGGCAAATACCTTGGTTTCTTCGAAGGTGGGTGACTCCATGGGAACCTCCTGGCCACAATGTG GTCCTCACTGTGGGAGCGCTTCATCAAGCTGATTCCGCTGCTCTTAGGGTTGCAGCTTCTGCCTGGCATAACGAGTTAGCAACTCTGCCAAAGCCCTTGCTTGTGGTTAATGTTGGGGGACCTACTG GTAATTGTCCCTATGATGTGGATCTTGTAAAGAAGTTAGTGGTTATGCTTCAGAATGTTCTATGGAGCTGTGGGAGTATCAGGATATCTTTCTCAAGAAGAACTCCTGAGAAG ATCTCCAAAATTTTGGTCAAAGAATTTGCCACAAATCCAAAGGTCCAAATATGGGATGGTGAAG GTTCAAATCCACATATGGGACATCTGGCCTGGGCTGATGCCTTTGTTATCACTGCTGATTCAGTTAGTATGTTGAGTGAGGCCTGCAGTACTGG GAAGCCTGTGTATGTAATTGGAGCAGAACGGTGTACATGGAAGTTTGCTGACTTCCAAAATTCTTTGCAGAAGCAAGGGGTTGCTCGACCATTCACTGGGAATGAGAAT aTGACTGCTGAAAGCTGGAGTTATCCTCCACTGAATGACACCGCAGAAGCTGCCAGTCAAGTGGTTGCTGCTCTTGCTCAGCGAGGATGGACTATCCGTGCATAA
- the LOC100527079 gene encoding uncharacterized protein LOC100527079 produces the protein MAAVRKIIEVNRNKILSPSLLSFRRGIAYKLFVGGLSFYTTENALSEAFSNYGQVIEAKIVTDRVSDRSKGFGFVTFASQDEAENAIEDMKGKTLNGRVIFVDYAKPNINTRGEIPIARGPPEPTSTPDT, from the exons ATGGCGGccgtaagaaaaataattgaggTCAATAGAAATAAAATCTTGTCGccatctcttctctcttttcgcCGGGGAATTGCTTACAAGCTTTTTGTTGGAG GATTGTCCTTCTACACCACAGAGAATGCATTATCAGAGGCATTCTCCAATTACGGGCAAGTTATTGAAG CCAAAATTGTAACAGATAGGGTGTCAGACAGATCTAAGGGATTTGGGTTTGTCACCTTTGCTTCTCAAGACGAGGCTGAGAATGCCATAGAAGATATGAAAGGAAAG ACATTAAATGGACGTGTTATCTTTGTTGATTATGCAAAGCCCAATATCAACACTCGTGGTGAAATTCCAATTGCCAGAGGACCTCCTGAGCCAACATCAACACCAGATACTTGA